The Methylomicrobium lacus LW14 genome window below encodes:
- a CDS encoding c-type cytochrome produces the protein MGSRFLTSRAGKFGVSLLLIISMAFSGYWAMQFYGMYKNSSQLSFGERIYNQGLDSSGSPLQGRTEGDIDFKDANFNCAQCHRRSGYGSSEGGNYVLPITGASLFNPRSFDRADLFKKLFKESQSKLFWARMRSAYQRPAYTEESLAKAIRKGIDPSGRTLNPLMPRYQISDRDMSGLIAYLKNLSSQNDPGIDNQSIYFATVVGKGVDADSKNAMLSTITKFVEWLNLETKGNQDHPNFSPNYRSDFAKAFRLWQHDIWELSENPADWPKELQAYYDKKPVFALIGGMAPGDWTPIHRFCEQNHLPCLFPITELPAQEQSGHYSIYFNAGLALEAQAIAKYLSKEIKGDTTDSIVQIYRDEEAQGQIPANIFNAAMSAESPLKSEKISYKKIEDFRQAWSEYKQNHSHIRSLVIWPDKLGTEVLTELALQPEAIERIFLPSGMLQKDLSTFSKDFIAKLIFAYPYELPTAYHPHAFRVRAWMNTRRLPITNDRIQFNSYYALNLLQYSLEHVVDHFSRDYLLEYIEHEAENALNPGTFPRLSLGPEQRFASKGAYLVQLGSNRSIIPISDWIVP, from the coding sequence ATGGGATCCAGATTTTTAACCTCTCGTGCCGGAAAATTCGGCGTAAGCCTGCTATTGATAATTTCCATGGCTTTTTCAGGGTATTGGGCGATGCAATTTTATGGGATGTACAAGAACTCATCACAATTGTCATTCGGCGAACGGATTTATAATCAGGGCCTTGACTCGTCCGGCTCCCCATTACAAGGACGGACCGAAGGCGACATCGATTTCAAGGACGCGAATTTCAATTGCGCCCAATGCCACCGGCGGAGTGGTTACGGTTCCAGCGAAGGCGGAAACTATGTATTGCCGATCACCGGCGCCAGTCTTTTCAATCCCCGAAGTTTCGATCGGGCCGATCTCTTCAAAAAATTGTTTAAAGAGAGTCAGTCCAAACTGTTTTGGGCGCGCATGAGATCCGCTTATCAACGTCCGGCGTATACCGAGGAGTCTTTGGCAAAAGCAATCCGCAAAGGCATCGACCCATCAGGAAGAACCTTGAACCCGCTGATGCCACGTTATCAAATCAGCGACCGCGATATGTCGGGTTTGATAGCCTATCTGAAAAATCTGTCTTCCCAAAACGATCCTGGCATCGACAACCAGTCGATTTATTTTGCAACCGTTGTAGGTAAAGGCGTCGATGCAGACAGCAAAAATGCCATGCTATCGACAATAACCAAGTTTGTAGAATGGCTGAATTTGGAAACCAAGGGAAATCAGGACCATCCTAATTTTTCTCCGAACTATCGTTCCGATTTCGCGAAAGCCTTTCGACTATGGCAACACGACATTTGGGAGCTTTCGGAAAATCCGGCGGATTGGCCAAAAGAATTGCAAGCCTATTATGACAAAAAACCGGTCTTCGCATTGATCGGCGGCATGGCGCCAGGTGATTGGACGCCGATTCACCGATTTTGCGAACAAAATCATCTGCCTTGTCTTTTTCCGATCACTGAGTTGCCGGCGCAGGAGCAGTCCGGCCATTATTCGATCTATTTCAATGCCGGCCTTGCATTGGAAGCCCAAGCAATTGCGAAATATCTCAGCAAGGAAATAAAAGGGGATACGACGGATTCCATTGTGCAGATTTATAGGGATGAAGAAGCTCAAGGGCAGATCCCCGCGAATATTTTCAACGCCGCGATGAGCGCCGAAAGCCCGTTGAAAAGCGAAAAAATTTCCTATAAAAAAATCGAAGACTTCCGGCAAGCATGGTCCGAATATAAACAGAATCATTCGCATATCCGCTCTCTCGTAATTTGGCCCGATAAACTCGGAACCGAGGTGTTAACGGAATTGGCTTTACAACCCGAGGCCATCGAACGCATATTTCTGCCTTCCGGCATGCTGCAAAAAGATTTAAGCACCTTTTCCAAAGACTTTATCGCTAAGCTTATTTTCGCTTATCCTTACGAATTACCCACGGCTTATCATCCGCATGCATTCAGAGTCAGGGCCTGGATGAATACCAGAAGGCTTCCCATTACGAATGACAGAATTCAATTCAATTCCTATTATGCGCTGAATTTGCTGCAATATAGCCTGGAACATGTCGTTGATCACTTTTCACGGGATTATTTGCTCGAATACATAGAGCATGAAGCCGAAAATGCACTCAATCCGGGTACATTCCCAAGACTCAGCCTTGGCCCGGAACAACGATTCGCCTCAAAGGGCGCTTATTTGGTTCAATTAGGCTCTAATCGGTCAATTATTCCTATAAGCGACTGGATTGTTCCATAA
- a CDS encoding cold shock domain-containing protein: MQTETGKLVRWIDDKGFGFIKPATGDNDIFIHISALKGMSRPPVIGDTVLYQTEFDASGKLRAIYASIEGVAKQLTLEPVARKRELPTGSASYERAQQKPKQRINQPQKRLSSLPLLFLLLIIGGVFAYDKLAHRPTEIVDQPTTQPVVESVIPEQHFQCQGKVYCSQMTSREEAEFYLDNCPGTKMDGDMDGVPCENQF, translated from the coding sequence ATGCAAACAGAAACAGGCAAACTGGTTCGATGGATCGACGACAAAGGTTTCGGCTTCATCAAGCCCGCCACCGGCGATAATGACATCTTCATCCATATCTCCGCATTAAAGGGCATGAGCCGCCCTCCCGTTATCGGCGATACCGTCCTTTACCAGACTGAATTCGACGCCAGCGGCAAACTCCGCGCCATCTATGCCAGCATCGAAGGCGTGGCCAAACAACTGACATTGGAACCCGTTGCGAGAAAACGCGAGCTGCCGACCGGCTCAGCCAGCTACGAGAGGGCACAACAAAAACCGAAGCAGAGGATAAATCAACCGCAAAAGCGGCTGAGTAGCCTACCGTTGCTGTTCCTGTTGCTCATCATTGGCGGTGTTTTCGCTTACGACAAGTTGGCCCATCGGCCTACCGAGATCGTCGACCAGCCAACGACTCAGCCAGTAGTGGAATCTGTGATTCCCGAACAACACTTCCAGTGCCAAGGGAAGGTCTACTGCTCACAGATGACTTCTCGCGAAGAAGCCGAGTTCTACTTGGATAACTGCCCCGGCACAAAGATGGACGGCGACATGGATGGTGTCCCTTGCGAAAACCAGTTTTGA
- a CDS encoding GNAT family N-acetyltransferase, translating to MKTYTIRPLDTTSLALSDAVDLLCSNCPSESERYEKSRLVTEIRPADAQPFYRKFFGAYDFDGTLIGVGGIKAADWASDTHILYMMAVNKDHRGKGVGAALESIRIQWVRDKFPSGRCLVSTSHKKRFERWGFKTASEVNNRHLMILEF from the coding sequence ATGAAAACCTACACGATACGTCCTTTAGATACCACGTCACTCGCATTATCTGATGCGGTCGATTTGCTATGTTCCAATTGCCCCAGTGAATCTGAACGCTACGAGAAAAGCAGGCTAGTCACTGAAATACGCCCGGCAGATGCGCAGCCTTTCTATAGAAAATTTTTCGGTGCCTATGATTTTGACGGAACGTTGATCGGAGTGGGGGGCATTAAGGCAGCCGATTGGGCTTCAGATACGCATATACTCTACATGATGGCCGTGAATAAAGACCATCGCGGTAAAGGAGTTGGGGCTGCTTTGGAAAGCATCCGGATACAGTGGGTGCGAGACAAATTTCCTAGCGGGCGCTGCCTAGTAAGCACCAGCCATAAAAAGCGCTTTGAGCGCTGGGGTTTCAAAACGGCGAGTGAAGTTAACAACAGGCATCTAATGATCTTGGAATTTTGA
- a CDS encoding HEAT repeat domain-containing protein, which yields MKKILYFVFSLSLFLVNNSVIAEPAKDCFNRAAGPEKRCLEGKGSQSNSRSGVLQLLQQLAEQKAISSIIPLLQDSEAYVRDAALEALGQLQAKEAIPTMIPLLQDIDSHVRSKAITVLVQFRAKEAIPSIIPLLQAKDNTVRISTMEALLQLEAQEAIPNIIFLLKDNDSNVRMTAINTLWELRAKEAVSSIIALLKDSDKNIRIRAIEVLSALQGKDAIPEMISLLKDTDDDVRLSAIKALQDLDAKKAVPSIILLLQDSNAKMRSTAISMLRKAKAKEAIPSITPLLQDSATDVRSNAISALEELQGKEAVSSIIPLLNDPVGNVRIQAIDSLSRLQENEIIPRIISLLHDHDERVQIRTMELLQHFQEENTSIPKKEAISNVLPLLQDDDKNIRYTAVATLKALQATEAIPSIIPLLRDTETSVRLTTIETLAALQAKEAIPTFIHFLKDKEPNIRVAAMEALIALQGKEAIPHIAPLLKDEVIEVRKATEERLSKLQNPLLTAFINKTTALLIVICPILAFLPLFLTRKKLFVSIAAFIASLFLFRMLVNISPDYTHMREETLLGRLFQGGVLCVFAISMFLKLSWSIVAGLIRRSPDIDEDSLKAKQN from the coding sequence ATGAAAAAAATACTCTATTTCGTTTTTTCCCTCAGTTTATTTTTAGTAAATAATAGTGTTATAGCCGAACCAGCCAAAGACTGTTTTAATCGTGCTGCCGGGCCTGAAAAAAGATGTTTGGAAGGCAAAGGCAGCCAAAGTAACAGCCGATCAGGCGTATTGCAACTGTTGCAACAGCTCGCTGAACAAAAAGCGATTTCCAGCATTATTCCTCTTTTGCAGGATAGCGAGGCCTATGTACGCGATGCGGCATTAGAAGCATTAGGTCAATTACAGGCAAAAGAAGCGATTCCAACGATGATTCCTCTTTTGCAGGATATTGACAGCCATGTGCGCAGTAAAGCCATCACTGTATTAGTGCAATTTCGCGCAAAGGAAGCGATTCCCAGCATCATTCCTCTTTTGCAGGCAAAAGACAACACTGTGCGCATCAGCACGATGGAAGCGTTATTGCAATTGGAAGCCCAAGAGGCGATTCCAAATATCATTTTTCTCTTAAAAGATAACGATAGCAATGTACGCATGACCGCAATAAACACCTTATGGGAATTGCGCGCAAAAGAGGCGGTTTCCAGCATTATTGCGTTATTGAAAGATAGCGATAAAAATATACGTATTCGCGCAATAGAAGTATTGAGCGCATTACAAGGGAAAGATGCCATTCCCGAAATGATTTCTCTTTTAAAAGATACTGATGACGATGTACGGTTGAGCGCGATAAAAGCATTACAGGATTTAGACGCAAAAAAAGCCGTGCCCAGCATTATCCTTCTTTTGCAAGACAGCAATGCAAAGATGCGTTCTACGGCGATAAGCATGTTACGCAAAGCAAAGGCAAAAGAAGCCATTCCAAGCATTACCCCTCTTTTGCAAGATAGCGCTACTGACGTGCGCAGTAACGCCATCTCGGCCTTAGAAGAGTTACAGGGAAAAGAAGCGGTTTCGAGCATTATTCCGCTTTTAAATGATCCCGTTGGAAATGTACGCATTCAAGCGATCGATTCCTTATCACGCTTGCAAGAAAATGAAATAATCCCTCGCATTATTTCTCTCTTACATGATCATGATGAACGGGTGCAAATCCGAACCATGGAATTATTGCAGCACTTTCAAGAAGAAAATACATCGATTCCTAAAAAAGAAGCGATTTCTAATGTACTCCCTCTCTTGCAGGACGACGACAAAAACATACGCTATACGGCAGTCGCTACATTAAAGGCATTACAGGCGACAGAAGCGATTCCTAGTATTATTCCTCTCTTGCGAGATACGGAAACCTCTGTCCGTTTAACGACGATAGAGACACTGGCCGCATTACAGGCAAAGGAAGCCATCCCCACTTTTATCCATTTTTTAAAAGACAAAGAGCCTAATATCCGCGTTGCAGCCATGGAAGCACTGATAGCGTTACAAGGAAAGGAGGCAATCCCTCATATTGCACCTCTTTTGAAAGATGAAGTCATTGAGGTACGCAAGGCGACGGAAGAAAGACTGTCCAAATTACAGAATCCATTATTAACCGCATTCATTAATAAAACGACTGCCCTGTTAATCGTGATATGCCCTATCCTGGCGTTTTTGCCATTGTTTCTCACCAGAAAAAAGCTTTTTGTCAGCATCGCCGCTTTCATCGCCTCACTCTTTTTATTTCGCATGCTAGTTAATATTTCTCCTGACTACACGCATATGAGAGAAGAAACCCTGCTGGGAAGACTATTCCAGGGAGGCGTATTGTGTGTATTTGCAATCTCAATGTTTTTGAAATTAAGCTGGAGTATCGTAGCGGGTTTAATTAGACGCTCACCCGACATTGATGAGGATAGTTTAAAGGCGAAACAAAATTAA
- a CDS encoding PAS domain S-box protein produces MQLPNEFPKARIVIVEWDRSGDAVAWPPRIKHVNAAAAELLGFEEQELADQSFHRLCPESEAQPWRQIFTQLIEAGVDQSVIAGVAARGNRLIKAQLSLSRLLTQDPGRIPILILIQEFNDKNLAEIDGVDASGIAGMGVNVCRDVESALVESEERFRQMAEMTGEWLWEQDPGGFYIYCSTAVLQILGYSPDQVVGRHYTEFLTAQDKAEQQFYAASHQPFYSLINHYQHKDGHQVITESTGLPIIDAAGKLLKWRGVDRDITVRKRFQDALIDSEKRIRLIIESSLSAIVIMDSYGIIRDWNRQAEQIFGWRRDEAIGQRLDELIIPERFRKAHRLGLDNFLHGGNGSILNRLIEQTALRRDGAEFPIELSISPLKEGNVFIFSGFIHDISARKAAEQQIRQAQVKLAIARNEIDIARKIQATLSPASPIKNRHFEVIGRCLPADQVGGDYYDYFFRGDRHLDMVIADVSGHSIGPALFMVETRSAIRANAGGVGAPAAKLDQLNRFLFEDLDKSDFFITLFYLQYDIDNRLIRFANAGHPPPLLYKPQQNACLRLDADGLIVGVNQQVYFEEKALPIESGDIILFYTDGLIEAEGGQGDFFGIDRVESLLIEHCQDAPDTLINVFLERLKQFCRTDSFSDDITLMVFKCL; encoded by the coding sequence GGGACCGTTCGGGCGATGCGGTCGCCTGGCCGCCGAGGATCAAGCATGTCAACGCGGCCGCGGCCGAATTGCTCGGTTTCGAGGAGCAGGAGCTGGCGGACCAATCCTTCCATCGCCTCTGCCCGGAAAGCGAGGCGCAGCCCTGGCGGCAAATTTTTACGCAACTGATCGAGGCGGGCGTCGATCAATCTGTGATCGCCGGCGTGGCGGCCCGTGGCAATCGGCTGATCAAGGCGCAGTTGTCGCTGTCGCGGTTGCTGACGCAAGATCCGGGGCGGATCCCTATATTGATACTGATTCAGGAATTCAATGACAAAAATCTCGCGGAAATCGACGGCGTGGACGCCTCCGGCATCGCCGGCATGGGCGTGAATGTGTGCCGGGATGTCGAATCGGCGCTGGTCGAAAGCGAGGAGCGTTTTCGGCAAATGGCCGAGATGACCGGCGAATGGCTGTGGGAGCAGGACCCCGGCGGCTTTTATATCTATTGCAGCACCGCGGTGCTGCAGATTTTGGGTTATAGCCCTGACCAGGTCGTCGGCAGGCATTACACCGAATTCCTGACCGCGCAGGACAAGGCCGAACAACAGTTTTACGCGGCCAGCCATCAACCGTTCTACAGTCTGATCAATCATTATCAGCACAAGGATGGTCATCAGGTGATCACCGAATCGACCGGTTTGCCGATCATCGACGCGGCAGGAAAGCTGCTCAAATGGCGCGGGGTCGATCGCGACATTACCGTCAGGAAGCGATTTCAGGATGCGCTGATCGACAGCGAAAAACGTATCCGCCTGATCATCGAGAGTTCGCTGAGCGCGATCGTGATCATGGATTCCTACGGCATCATCCGGGACTGGAACCGCCAGGCGGAACAGATTTTCGGCTGGCGCCGCGATGAGGCGATCGGCCAGCGCCTCGATGAACTGATCATTCCGGAACGCTTCCGCAAGGCGCACCGCCTAGGACTCGATAATTTCCTGCACGGCGGCAACGGCAGCATCCTGAACCGTTTGATCGAGCAGACGGCCTTGCGGCGCGACGGTGCGGAATTTCCGATCGAATTGAGCATTTCGCCTTTGAAAGAAGGCAATGTCTTCATCTTCAGCGGTTTCATCCATGACATCAGCGCGCGCAAGGCCGCCGAGCAGCAGATTCGCCAGGCACAGGTCAAACTCGCGATCGCGCGCAATGAGATCGATATTGCGCGCAAGATTCAGGCGACGCTGTCTCCCGCAAGCCCGATCAAAAATCGGCATTTCGAGGTGATCGGCCGCTGTTTGCCGGCCGATCAGGTCGGCGGCGATTATTATGATTATTTCTTCCGTGGCGACCGCCATCTGGACATGGTGATCGCGGATGTTTCGGGGCATTCTATAGGGCCTGCGCTGTTCATGGTCGAAACGCGCAGCGCGATTCGCGCGAATGCCGGCGGTGTCGGGGCGCCGGCCGCCAAACTGGATCAGTTGAACCGTTTTCTGTTTGAAGATCTCGACAAGTCGGATTTTTTCATCACCCTGTTTTATCTGCAATACGATATCGACAACCGGTTGATCCGCTTTGCGAACGCAGGTCACCCGCCGCCTTTATTGTATAAGCCGCAGCAAAACGCCTGTTTGCGGCTGGACGCGGACGGCTTGATCGTGGGCGTCAATCAACAGGTTTATTTTGAAGAAAAAGCGCTGCCGATAGAGTCCGGCGACATCATCCTTTTTTATACCGATGGCTTGATTGAGGCGGAAGGCGGGCAGGGCGATTTTTTCGGCATAGACCGGGTTGAAAGTCTGTTGATTGAACATTGCCAGGATGCCCCGGATACGCTGATCAATGTCTTCCTGGAACGTTTAAAACAGTTCTGCCGGACCGATTCGTTCAGTGACGACATTACGCTGATGGTTTTTAAATGTTTATGA